From Cecembia calidifontis, one genomic window encodes:
- a CDS encoding cytochrome c oxidase subunit 3, translated as MEIKAQNIDHKDIFYPPGGILLWIIIILELITFGLGIGGLVYYGKLEPELFHQSRLQLNTSIGTLNTLILLVSGYFMTNTVLKLKSGAIESAKKYLVWTMLGGLLFVGLKSYEYVEKLTGDLDMGDNMFFTFYWLMTGFHLAHVLVGLVILVFSWWQIKTRPRSLQVTDLESGAAFWHMCDLIWLLLFPSLYLIF; from the coding sequence ATGGAAATAAAAGCCCAGAATATAGATCATAAGGATATCTTTTACCCTCCGGGTGGCATCCTGTTATGGATAATCATCATATTGGAGCTGATCACCTTCGGATTGGGGATCGGAGGCTTGGTTTATTATGGCAAATTAGAGCCCGAACTATTCCATCAATCCAGGCTTCAATTAAATACTTCTATCGGCACCTTGAATACCTTAATTTTATTGGTCAGTGGGTATTTTATGACCAATACTGTCCTGAAACTTAAATCAGGGGCTATTGAATCAGCTAAAAAATACTTGGTTTGGACCATGTTGGGCGGGTTGCTTTTTGTAGGATTGAAAAGCTATGAATATGTTGAAAAATTGACAGGCGACCTAGACATGGGGGATAACATGTTCTTTACCTTTTATTGGCTAATGACCGGATTCCACCTTGCGCATGTTTTGGTAGGTCTGGTGATTTTGGTATTCAGTTGGTGGCAGATAAAAACCAGACCTAGATCTCTTCAGGTGACAGATTTGGAATCTGGGGCCGCTTTTTGGCACATGTGTGATTTGATCTGGCTTTTATTATTCCCTTCCTTATACCTGATATTCTAA
- a CDS encoding nitric oxide reductase activation protein NorD, whose protein sequence is MGLEIDEWIYGRLVRYFKKSRLKAELEMHHKVDLEVIRPRLTFLARAITGKAIDIYPAEAEGGFKNNNFFLPISFAEFPTWEENLYFYFFRTLYLSAQQDLGYNWTKETDDLILSRQMAEQTAPAVLEKLADEFRIAAQLHEKLKSHFQSKTKPGEQADLSLLYGKWMYADPSATEEDPLQNFDNRIKKGKEENPTTTLIAKAVEEVKNLTIDKKQQEDYVLLHNFEKVETAEESNGVWRDFDGKDELEDHQDALEELSMKFTVRVDDPAHSVYQAEFVENTTISESAERDEKGFHLCYDEWDFKKQIYKPDFCKVYPQTLVKTDLAYYRNTISKHASTLLGLRKMLTSINNKMKLQRKQNQGDEFDIDALTDLFTDVHARKTPAEDIYLSKRKKEKDLSILLLLDVSLSSDSYAANNRVIDVEKEVSILFGEILNEFDIDFSIDSFYSKTRNYSTYLTLKEFDESWDLGKKRIGAVEPQGYTRIGSALRHAGARLDQRSTKNKWVILISDGKPNDYDRYEGKYGIQDIKQALRELNERQINSYALAIEAQAKYYLPQMFGQNHYQILTTPVELLSSLVKLYERIKHQ, encoded by the coding sequence ATGGGACTGGAAATAGATGAATGGATATATGGCAGATTGGTTCGGTATTTTAAAAAAAGCCGATTGAAAGCCGAGTTGGAAATGCACCACAAGGTGGATTTGGAAGTTATCCGACCAAGATTGACTTTTTTGGCCAGGGCCATTACCGGGAAAGCAATTGACATTTATCCTGCTGAAGCTGAAGGAGGTTTTAAAAACAATAATTTCTTCCTTCCCATTTCTTTTGCCGAGTTTCCCACTTGGGAAGAAAATCTCTATTTCTATTTTTTCAGAACACTTTACCTGAGCGCACAACAAGACCTAGGCTACAATTGGACCAAGGAAACGGACGATCTGATTCTTTCCCGTCAGATGGCCGAACAGACGGCTCCTGCCGTCCTGGAAAAGTTAGCTGATGAGTTTAGGATTGCAGCCCAACTTCATGAAAAATTAAAAAGCCATTTTCAGTCTAAGACCAAGCCTGGAGAGCAAGCAGATTTGAGTTTACTTTATGGAAAGTGGATGTATGCTGACCCTTCAGCAACGGAAGAGGATCCGCTTCAGAATTTTGACAATCGAATCAAAAAAGGCAAAGAAGAAAACCCAACAACCACATTGATAGCTAAAGCGGTGGAGGAAGTCAAAAACCTCACCATCGATAAAAAGCAGCAAGAAGACTATGTTTTACTGCACAACTTTGAAAAGGTGGAAACGGCTGAAGAATCAAATGGGGTTTGGAGGGATTTTGATGGCAAGGACGAGTTGGAAGACCATCAGGATGCATTGGAAGAGTTAAGTATGAAATTTACCGTAAGGGTGGATGACCCTGCGCATTCGGTTTATCAGGCAGAATTTGTAGAAAACACTACCATCTCCGAAAGTGCTGAGCGGGATGAAAAAGGCTTCCACCTTTGCTACGATGAGTGGGATTTTAAAAAGCAGATTTATAAACCTGATTTTTGTAAAGTGTATCCCCAAACTTTGGTGAAAACTGATTTGGCCTATTACCGAAATACCATTTCCAAGCATGCCAGTACTTTGCTGGGGCTACGAAAGATGCTGACTTCTATCAACAACAAAATGAAACTTCAACGCAAACAGAATCAGGGCGATGAATTTGACATTGATGCCTTGACTGATTTGTTTACAGACGTTCATGCACGGAAGACCCCAGCTGAAGACATTTACCTTTCCAAACGGAAAAAAGAGAAGGATCTTTCCATATTACTTCTCTTGGATGTGAGTTTATCCAGCGATAGCTATGCTGCCAATAACCGGGTGATTGACGTGGAAAAGGAAGTATCCATTCTTTTCGGAGAGATTTTGAATGAGTTTGATATAGATTTTTCCATTGATAGTTTTTATTCCAAAACCAGAAATTACTCCACTTACCTTACCCTTAAGGAATTTGATGAAAGCTGGGATTTGGGTAAAAAACGAATTGGAGCGGTAGAACCTCAGGGGTACACCCGTATAGGGTCAGCATTGAGGCATGCAGGCGCAAGACTTGATCAGAGAAGCACGAAGAATAAATGGGTAATCCTAATTTCTGACGGTAAGCCCAATGATTATGACCGCTATGAAGGGAAATACGGTATTCAGGATATCAAACAGGCGCTACGGGAACTTAACGAACGCCAGATAAACTCCTACGCTCTTGCGATAGAAGCTCAGGCCAAATATTACCTGCCCCAGATGTTTGGACAAAACCATTACCAGATTCTGACGACACCGGTGGAGCTATTGAGTTCCCTGGTCAAATTGTACGAAAGGATTAAACACCAGTAA
- a CDS encoding anaerobic ribonucleoside-triphosphate reductase activating protein yields MNTSNGNISKKKRTDTARPIYSITPFTLLDYPDHTACILWFAGCNMRCGYCYNPEIVAGKGKLSYGDILQFLEKRKNLLDAVVFSGGECTLHQDVLWLAHQIKELGMKVKIDTNGSRPHVLENLIAEKLVDYVALDFKALPGAYQKITASQLYGEFVESLDILLYSNINFEVRTTLHSWLISEEDLFNMAKFLKEKGYQGNYYLQHYVGDKGSISKLPESIKKVYTHEKFDFPVKTIWRN; encoded by the coding sequence GTGAACACAAGCAACGGGAACATTTCAAAGAAGAAAAGGACAGATACTGCTAGACCCATTTATAGCATTACCCCTTTTACATTATTGGACTATCCTGACCATACGGCCTGCATCCTTTGGTTTGCAGGCTGTAACATGCGTTGTGGATACTGTTACAATCCTGAAATTGTAGCAGGCAAAGGGAAACTTAGCTATGGGGATATTCTTCAGTTTTTGGAGAAAAGAAAAAATCTTCTGGATGCGGTTGTATTCAGTGGAGGGGAATGCACCCTCCATCAGGATGTCCTGTGGTTAGCCCATCAAATCAAAGAATTGGGCATGAAGGTGAAGATCGACACCAACGGCAGCAGACCGCACGTTTTGGAAAACCTCATCGCAGAGAAACTGGTAGATTACGTCGCTTTGGACTTTAAAGCCCTGCCTGGAGCTTATCAGAAAATAACAGCCTCCCAGCTTTACGGTGAATTTGTAGAAAGTCTGGATATCCTGCTGTACAGCAACATCAATTTTGAAGTAAGAACCACCCTCCACAGCTGGCTAATCAGTGAGGAAGACCTTTTTAACATGGCCAAGTTCCTTAAGGAAAAAGGATACCAAGGCAACTACTACCTTCAGCATTATGTCGGAGACAAAGGCAGCATTTCCAAGCTACCGGAAAGTATAAAGAAAGTATATACCCATGAGAAATTTGATTTTCCGGTGAAAACCATTTGGAGGAATTAA
- a CDS encoding RrF2 family transcriptional regulator codes for MKVLSQTSKYGIRALLYMVSNPSTGEYVSIGEITKELNLSFHFLTKIFRELTNKGILYSYRGPSGGIALAKPSDQIMLIDIVLALEGEDYFDNCLLGFPGCGVEKPCPVHNFWKGIKEDIKSHLCNTSLAQLGEKILAEEVRLFD; via the coding sequence ATGAAAGTATTATCCCAAACGAGTAAGTACGGCATAAGGGCTCTATTGTATATGGTGAGTAATCCAAGTACAGGAGAATATGTCAGTATTGGGGAAATAACAAAAGAATTGAATCTTTCCTTTCATTTTCTAACTAAGATATTTAGAGAGTTGACCAATAAAGGCATATTGTACTCTTATAGGGGACCTTCAGGAGGGATTGCATTGGCCAAACCATCAGATCAGATAATGCTTATAGACATTGTCTTGGCTTTGGAAGGAGAGGATTACTTTGACAATTGTCTTTTAGGTTTTCCAGGCTGTGGTGTAGAAAAGCCTTGTCCTGTCCACAATTTTTGGAAAGGCATCAAAGAGGACATAAAATCCCATCTCTGTAATACGAGCCTTGCCCAATTAGGAGAAAAGATACTTGCTGAAGAAGTACGGTTATTTGATTAA
- a CDS encoding OsmC family protein, which produces MFESFTYEVNVHWQNGRIGKMSSPELEHSFSCATPPEFPEGVPGIWSPEHLFTAAVNSCFMTTFLAVADNYKLKYEHFSSQAFGRLSRESGKWMMTEIVLKPELTICTEESESKALKVLEKSENACLISNSIKTMVIMEPQILASEMCV; this is translated from the coding sequence ATGTTTGAATCATTTACCTATGAAGTCAATGTCCATTGGCAAAATGGAAGAATCGGAAAGATGAGTTCTCCTGAACTTGAACATTCTTTTTCATGTGCTACGCCTCCCGAATTTCCGGAAGGTGTTCCGGGAATCTGGTCTCCTGAGCACCTGTTTACTGCAGCAGTCAACAGCTGTTTTATGACGACGTTTCTTGCCGTGGCAGATAATTACAAATTAAAATATGAACATTTCTCCAGTCAGGCATTTGGAAGGCTTTCCAGAGAGTCAGGCAAATGGATGATGACAGAAATAGTGCTTAAGCCCGAGTTGACCATTTGTACAGAGGAGTCTGAAAGTAAGGCGTTAAAAGTATTGGAAAAATCTGAAAATGCTTGTCTGATTTCTAACTCTATTAAGACCATGGTCATCATGGAACCTCAAATTTTGGCTTCAGAAATGTGTGTGTAA
- a CDS encoding DUF438 domain-containing protein, producing the protein MNAYEQELDLPKGHPIHTYLQETAMIHQLIDELEQCDIENDYQVFYNLFNKLQTIERRFERKENQLFSFLEKCGWNGPSQNMWSFHDTIRSIFKFVREKVEARDIRGVYENFHHLSNNIRRLMLVEETVLFPNSLKILKEEDWQQMRKGEEEIGWMLSEKPAAYPEQAYVHPSEDFTQRDLSFAKAESQHYDEGYMTVEQVNLLLRTMPLDITYVDENDKVIFYNRGEERTFPRSAGIIGREVRFCHPPKSVDTVLRILEEFRKGTQSEASFWINFKGRLIYIRYFAVRDADKNYRGVIEMSQDITDIKHIDGEKRLLEWK; encoded by the coding sequence ATGAATGCTTACGAACAAGAATTAGACCTCCCAAAAGGTCATCCCATCCATACCTATTTGCAGGAAACTGCCATGATTCATCAGCTGATTGATGAATTGGAACAGTGCGATATTGAAAATGATTATCAGGTATTCTACAACCTCTTTAATAAACTTCAAACAATTGAAAGGCGTTTTGAACGCAAAGAAAACCAACTTTTCTCCTTTCTTGAAAAATGTGGTTGGAACGGACCTTCCCAAAATATGTGGTCTTTTCATGACACCATTCGCAGTATTTTCAAGTTTGTCAGGGAAAAAGTGGAAGCCAGGGATATCCGTGGAGTCTATGAGAATTTCCATCATTTAAGCAATAATATCCGAAGGCTCATGCTGGTGGAGGAGACAGTTTTATTCCCCAATTCCCTGAAAATACTTAAAGAAGAAGACTGGCAGCAAATGCGGAAAGGAGAGGAGGAGATAGGATGGATGCTATCAGAAAAGCCTGCTGCTTATCCTGAACAGGCCTATGTGCACCCATCAGAAGATTTTACTCAAAGAGATTTAAGTTTTGCTAAGGCTGAAAGTCAGCATTATGATGAAGGCTATATGACGGTAGAACAGGTCAACCTATTACTTCGTACGATGCCTTTGGATATTACATATGTGGATGAAAATGACAAAGTGATCTTTTACAATAGAGGAGAGGAACGGACCTTTCCAAGAAGTGCAGGAATTATTGGTAGGGAAGTCAGGTTCTGTCACCCGCCCAAAAGTGTGGATACTGTCCTGAGAATACTGGAGGAATTCAGAAAGGGCACGCAAAGTGAAGCTTCTTTTTGGATCAATTTTAAAGGCAGGTTGATCTATATCCGGTATTTCGCTGTACGGGATGCGGATAAAAATTACCGTGGGGTCATAGAAATGTCACAGGATATCACAGATATCAAGCATATAGATGGAGAAAAAAGACTGTTGGAATGGAAATAA
- a CDS encoding CbbQ/NirQ/NorQ/GpvN family protein, protein MVIEAPYYHQTDQESEVFLQTFQNRMPLLLKGPTGSGKSRFVEYMAHATGQRLITISCHEETSSTDLIGRFIIKGAETVWIDGPLTTAVREGAILYLDEVAEARPDVIVAIHSLTDHRRELFIDKLGETVKAHENFMLIASFNPGYQRGFKELKPSTRQRFVALSFGYPTAKIETEILVNETGVKQDIAKKLVAIGGKIRNLTELGLTETVSTRLLVDAAKLIQSGLPKRLACHVAIVEPLSDDAQTIESMKDLVDLMI, encoded by the coding sequence ATGGTTATAGAAGCACCTTATTATCATCAGACAGATCAGGAATCAGAGGTTTTTTTGCAAACCTTCCAAAACCGCATGCCTTTGCTTCTAAAAGGGCCAACAGGAAGCGGGAAATCCCGATTTGTGGAATATATGGCACATGCTACCGGTCAAAGACTGATCACTATTTCCTGTCACGAAGAAACATCATCCACAGATCTGATCGGTAGGTTTATCATCAAAGGAGCTGAAACGGTATGGATAGATGGCCCACTGACCACCGCTGTTAGAGAAGGAGCCATCCTTTACCTGGATGAAGTGGCAGAGGCCCGACCTGATGTGATAGTGGCTATCCACTCGCTGACAGATCACAGAAGGGAATTGTTCATTGATAAACTCGGAGAGACGGTCAAAGCCCATGAAAACTTCATGTTGATTGCTTCCTTCAATCCAGGTTACCAAAGAGGTTTCAAAGAGCTGAAACCTTCCACACGGCAACGTTTTGTGGCTTTGAGCTTTGGTTATCCAACAGCAAAAATTGAAACAGAAATCCTTGTCAACGAAACTGGAGTGAAGCAGGATATTGCCAAAAAGCTGGTTGCTATAGGAGGTAAAATCCGAAATCTGACAGAATTGGGTTTGACCGAAACGGTATCTACCCGATTGTTGGTGGATGCGGCGAAGCTGATTCAATCCGGTCTTCCCAAAAGGTTGGCCTGTCATGTCGCCATAGTGGAACCGCTTAGCGATGATGCACAGACCATTGAGTCTATGAAGGATTTGGTTGATTTGATGATATGA
- a CDS encoding cbb3-type cytochrome c oxidase subunit I: MKYKSQQVAYWFFALCMLLFALQIVYGFIMGFARIGMDGLHDWIPFNTARAVHTNLLVVWLLTGFMGAAYYIIPEEAQRELVSVKLAYVQLISLAVVGVAAITGYHFNIWEGRKFLEIPRELDYLVVVNVLLFLGIILATLFKGKRQTTTALVMTMGLVFAALLYLPGMIWFDSQVTDSFFRWWVVHLWVEGVWELIMGGILAFLLIKLTGVDREVIEKWLYVIVGLTFLSGILGTGHHYYYIGVNKIWLVVGGVFSALEPLAFLAMALFAVYMYRKGEKNHPNKIALFWTIGAAIVSFIGAGLLGFAHTLPQTNLYTHGTLVTAMHGHYAFWGAYVMIVLAIISYAMPNITGRKRHDKTNGHLAFWLSNIGMLGMVVALGVAGVVQVYLERRLSMDFMIAQEEVKIHFVVMLLCATMFATGIGIYIYEFIKYGRPTNEALSKKEETVLVS, from the coding sequence ATGAAATATAAATCACAACAGGTAGCCTACTGGTTTTTTGCCTTATGTATGCTGCTCTTCGCACTACAGATCGTCTATGGATTTATCATGGGATTTGCCAGAATCGGCATGGATGGACTCCATGACTGGATTCCCTTTAATACCGCAAGGGCGGTGCACACCAATTTATTGGTTGTTTGGTTGCTGACCGGATTTATGGGTGCAGCTTATTATATCATTCCAGAGGAAGCCCAGCGGGAACTTGTCAGTGTCAAGCTGGCTTACGTGCAATTGATTTCTCTGGCTGTAGTTGGGGTGGCCGCTATTACGGGCTACCACTTTAATATCTGGGAAGGAAGGAAATTTCTGGAAATTCCCCGTGAATTGGATTATCTGGTAGTCGTCAATGTCCTGCTGTTTTTGGGAATAATTCTAGCTACTTTGTTTAAAGGGAAAAGGCAGACCACCACAGCTTTGGTTATGACTATGGGGCTGGTTTTTGCCGCGCTCTTGTACCTCCCTGGAATGATATGGTTTGATTCACAGGTAACCGACTCCTTTTTTAGATGGTGGGTAGTTCATCTTTGGGTAGAAGGCGTTTGGGAATTGATCATGGGCGGTATCTTGGCCTTCCTGTTGATCAAATTAACCGGTGTGGATAGAGAAGTCATCGAGAAATGGCTGTATGTGATCGTTGGTTTGACCTTTCTCTCAGGGATACTCGGTACAGGTCACCACTATTATTACATTGGTGTCAACAAAATCTGGTTGGTAGTAGGGGGCGTGTTCTCTGCATTAGAGCCACTTGCTTTTCTTGCCATGGCCCTGTTTGCAGTCTATATGTACCGCAAAGGTGAGAAAAACCACCCTAACAAAATTGCTCTTTTCTGGACTATAGGAGCTGCAATTGTTTCCTTTATTGGTGCCGGGTTGCTGGGTTTTGCCCATACCCTTCCTCAGACCAATCTCTACACCCATGGAACCTTGGTAACGGCTATGCATGGCCACTATGCTTTCTGGGGTGCTTATGTGATGATCGTATTGGCCATCATCAGTTATGCCATGCCCAACATCACCGGCAGAAAACGACATGATAAAACCAACGGACATTTGGCATTCTGGCTATCAAATATCGGTATGCTCGGTATGGTGGTAGCACTTGGTGTTGCAGGTGTTGTTCAGGTTTATCTTGAAAGAAGGTTAAGTATGGATTTTATGATTGCTCAGGAAGAAGTTAAAATCCACTTTGTGGTCATGCTGCTTTGTGCTACCATGTTTGCAACTGGAATCGGGATCTATATTTATGAATTTATTAAGTATGGAAGACCTACTAATGAAGCACTATCCAAAAAAGAAGAAACTGTTTTGGTTAGTTAA
- a CDS encoding nitric-oxide reductase large subunit, with product MKPDTKFLNYIMKQKNWWLPFMVIFVISIVGLLFIAYQTYEEAPPIPHYVDEKGEEIITQEQILRGQEVFHRYALMEYGSMFGDGALRGPDFTAQALNERAKSMFRFYQESLNENGSRSEFESEGILRKVQKEIKENTYDENNNQVNISFAQVAAIRDLEGFYQEMFLNPDFHEAFKPTGYISDPTEIKDLSAFFFWGSWVCSVERPGEKYSYTHNWPYDEFAGNVATPSTLIWSIVGLLGLVLGLGIVLYYYGQFEQLSEEYYAKGASEMVTEEKLQQYKPTPTQRATFKFFYVAVILFLIQVLAGVLTVHDFVGFTKFFGWDIQEVLPVTISRSWHVQLSLFWISACWVGISFFILPLLAKSEPKGQLFLINLLFGIFFVMVGGSFVGIFMGPMGMLGDYSRWLGHQGWEFVELGRLYQYFLLAIFALWAIIVYRGVKNTLRPGMPWGLPNWLVYSIVCILLLLLSGFVARPETNFVIADFWRWMVVHMWVEAFFEVFTTIIVGYMMVMMGLVNRQAVVKVVYIAALLFLGSGLLGISHNFYWNAKPVGTLALGSVFSTLQVVPLILLTLEAWRMQRMPYLLSTKQKERHRSSLFAMPGVFLFIIGVTFWNFFGAGVFGLIINLPIANYYEHGTYLTVNHGHAALMGVYGNLSIAAILFALRFLLKPEAWNTQLVKTAFWSINIGLLLMVTLDLFPAGIHQLVAVMEEGYWFARSQEFIQSVPFQAMTWLRIVGGAFFCIGGLFPLTWFVLKSAKHLKPAYEMEKIDHHLEEVEEEIETV from the coding sequence ATGAAACCGGATACTAAATTCCTGAATTACATCATGAAACAAAAGAACTGGTGGCTTCCTTTTATGGTCATCTTTGTCATCAGTATAGTAGGTCTTTTGTTCATTGCCTATCAGACTTACGAGGAAGCGCCTCCTATTCCGCATTATGTAGATGAAAAGGGAGAAGAAATCATCACCCAAGAGCAAATATTGAGAGGACAGGAGGTTTTCCATCGCTATGCTTTGATGGAATATGGAAGTATGTTTGGTGACGGCGCATTAAGGGGTCCTGATTTTACAGCTCAGGCCTTGAATGAAAGAGCCAAATCCATGTTTCGTTTTTATCAGGAAAGTTTGAATGAGAATGGAAGCAGGAGTGAGTTTGAGTCAGAGGGTATTTTAAGAAAAGTTCAAAAAGAAATTAAGGAAAATACATACGATGAGAATAACAATCAGGTTAACATTTCTTTCGCTCAGGTAGCTGCCATTCGGGATTTGGAGGGCTTTTATCAGGAGATGTTTCTCAATCCTGATTTTCATGAGGCATTTAAGCCAACTGGATATATTTCCGATCCCACAGAGATCAAGGATTTAAGTGCATTCTTTTTTTGGGGATCCTGGGTCTGTAGTGTAGAGCGACCTGGTGAAAAATACAGTTATACCCATAATTGGCCTTATGATGAATTTGCAGGAAATGTCGCTACGCCTTCCACTTTAATTTGGAGTATTGTGGGCCTTTTGGGGCTGGTATTGGGTTTGGGAATTGTTCTGTATTACTATGGACAATTTGAACAACTGAGTGAGGAGTATTATGCAAAAGGTGCATCAGAAATGGTCACTGAAGAAAAATTACAACAATACAAACCTACGCCGACCCAAAGAGCCACCTTTAAGTTTTTCTATGTTGCGGTAATCCTGTTTTTGATTCAGGTTTTGGCTGGAGTTCTGACTGTTCATGATTTTGTTGGGTTTACCAAATTCTTTGGTTGGGATATTCAGGAAGTATTACCTGTTACAATTTCAAGGAGCTGGCATGTTCAGTTATCTCTGTTTTGGATTTCAGCCTGTTGGGTTGGGATTTCCTTTTTTATCCTACCCTTGTTGGCAAAGAGTGAACCTAAAGGTCAGCTATTTTTGATCAATTTGCTCTTTGGGATATTTTTTGTCATGGTAGGCGGGTCTTTTGTGGGAATCTTCATGGGACCAATGGGGATGTTGGGGGATTATTCCCGTTGGTTAGGGCATCAAGGTTGGGAGTTTGTGGAATTAGGCAGACTATACCAATATTTCCTTTTGGCCATCTTTGCACTATGGGCGATTATTGTATATCGGGGGGTTAAAAACACCCTTAGACCTGGTATGCCCTGGGGCCTACCCAATTGGTTGGTGTATTCCATTGTCTGTATTTTACTTCTTTTATTATCGGGCTTTGTAGCGCGACCTGAAACCAATTTCGTCATTGCTGATTTTTGGAGATGGATGGTAGTGCATATGTGGGTGGAAGCATTCTTTGAAGTGTTCACCACGATAATAGTAGGCTACATGATGGTGATGATGGGTTTGGTCAACAGGCAAGCTGTCGTGAAAGTAGTGTATATCGCAGCCTTACTGTTTTTGGGTTCAGGGCTATTGGGGATTTCACATAATTTCTATTGGAATGCCAAACCTGTAGGAACGCTTGCTCTGGGAAGTGTATTTTCGACCTTACAGGTGGTTCCGCTGATTTTGTTAACCTTGGAGGCATGGAGGATGCAACGTATGCCTTACCTATTATCGACCAAGCAAAAAGAAAGACACCGATCCTCTCTATTTGCCATGCCTGGAGTATTCCTGTTTATCATTGGGGTTACTTTTTGGAATTTCTTTGGTGCAGGAGTCTTTGGTCTGATCATTAACCTTCCCATAGCCAATTATTATGAGCATGGAACTTACCTGACAGTCAATCATGGGCATGCAGCACTCATGGGGGTTTACGGTAATTTATCCATAGCAGCCATTCTTTTTGCTTTGAGATTTTTACTAAAGCCTGAAGCATGGAACACCCAATTAGTGAAAACGGCATTTTGGTCAATCAATATTGGACTTTTATTGATGGTGACTTTGGATTTATTCCCTGCAGGAATCCATCAACTTGTTGCAGTGATGGAGGAAGGGTATTGGTTTGCCAGGTCTCAGGAGTTTATCCAAAGTGTACCTTTTCAGGCAATGACCTGGTTAAGGATTGTAGGGGGAGCGTTTTTTTGTATCGGCGGCCTCTTTCCTCTGACCTGGTTTGTGTTGAAAAGTGCCAAGCATCTCAAACCAGCCTATGAAATGGAAAAGATTGATCATCACCTTGAGGAAGTAGAAGAAGAAATAGAAACAGTTTAA
- the queD gene encoding 6-carboxytetrahydropterin synthase QueD, producing the protein MLSITKIFTFETAHRISSYQGACQHIHGHSYKLHVTITGEEVGEDDMLLDFKILKQIVKDVIVDPIDHAIMLKRNEVNERDFGKMEEKIFWMASEPTAERMLEWMANQLQQKLPNQIHLKRLRLFETENSFAEWEK; encoded by the coding sequence ATGTTGAGCATTACCAAAATTTTCACCTTTGAAACTGCCCATAGAATCAGTTCCTATCAAGGGGCCTGCCAGCATATTCATGGGCACAGTTATAAATTGCACGTTACCATCACTGGAGAGGAAGTTGGAGAAGATGACATGTTATTGGATTTCAAAATTCTCAAGCAAATAGTCAAAGATGTCATCGTAGATCCCATAGACCATGCCATCATGCTCAAAAGGAATGAGGTGAATGAACGGGATTTTGGAAAAATGGAGGAAAAAATATTCTGGATGGCTTCGGAACCAACAGCTGAGAGAATGTTGGAATGGATGGCGAATCAGCTCCAACAAAAATTGCCCAACCAAATCCATTTAAAAAGACTGAGGTTATTTGAAACTGAAAATTCTTTTGCAGAATGGGAAAAATAA
- a CDS encoding c-type cytochrome has translation MLSKSQARTFFLGGTLVTFLIFIGLTIYSMAPSNDQSNHQNITEQVIKGKHIWETNNCMGCHAIMGEGGYYAPELTKVIDRRGAPLVKAILQSPIPWAPNGRKMVAYEMSDEDAEAMIEYLKWIGEIDLNGFDRIVSPLAKDKLKD, from the coding sequence ATGCTATCAAAATCACAAGCAAGGACTTTCTTTCTGGGTGGTACACTGGTGACCTTTCTGATATTTATCGGATTAACCATTTATTCCATGGCCCCTAGTAATGACCAGTCTAATCATCAGAACATTACCGAGCAGGTAATCAAAGGCAAGCACATTTGGGAAACCAATAATTGCATGGGTTGCCACGCCATTATGGGGGAAGGGGGCTATTATGCACCGGAACTCACCAAAGTGATTGACAGACGTGGTGCACCTTTGGTGAAAGCCATCCTTCAATCGCCCATTCCCTGGGCACCCAACGGGAGGAAAATGGTCGCCTATGAAATGAGCGATGAGGATGCAGAAGCTATGATTGAATACCTAAAGTGGATAGGGGAAATCGATCTTAACGGCTTCGACCGTATTGTTTCACCATTGGCAAAAGATAAGTTAAAAGACTAG
- a CDS encoding cytochrome C oxidase subunit IV family protein, translating to MEKKNLLILFILIGMTQVSAFLGVFNLGVVNYLTWLVMGLAAVKFFLVAFVFMELRKAHFFWKFATVLIGLLVVVVVGFWA from the coding sequence ATGGAAAAGAAAAATTTATTAATACTCTTCATTTTGATTGGGATGACCCAAGTCTCTGCATTTCTTGGTGTTTTCAATCTTGGAGTTGTAAATTATTTGACTTGGCTGGTGATGGGTTTAGCTGCTGTTAAATTCTTCCTGGTTGCCTTTGTATTTATGGAATTGCGTAAGGCCCATTTCTTCTGGAAGTTTGCAACTGTCCTTATAGGATTGCTGGTGGTAGTGGTAGTTGGGTTTTGGGCTTAA